The genomic stretch ATGGCTGTCCGACAACAAGCTGGTAATTTTTTAAATCTCTGCCACAATCCAAAATTGGCTTCTGAAGTTACACTACAACCAATTGATATTCTTGGAGTTGATGCGGCGATTCTCTTTTCTGATATTCTTGTTGTTCCAAACGAAATGGGAATGGAACTTGAATTTTTAAAAGGTGAAGGTCCAAAATTTCCAAAACCATTAGAAACTGATGAAGACTTAGATAATCTCGACATGAGTGCAAGTGAAAAACTAACTTATGTTTATGAGACAATTCAGCTTGTCCGAAAAGATTTAGCTCCTGAAAAAGCACTAATTGGATTTGCTGGTAGCCCTTGGACTCTTGCTACTTACATGATTGAGGGTGGTGGAACAAAAACTTATTCAAAAGTCAAAAAACTTCTCTACTCAAATCCTGCTTACATGCACAAGCTTCTTGAAAAATTGACAAAAGTCCTAATCGAATATCTTCAAAAACAGATTGACTCTGGAGTAAATGCGGTTCAGGTTTTTGATTCTTGGGCTGCCGCACTTGAAAAAGATTCGTTTTTTGAATTCTCATGGAAATATATGGTGGAAATTGCTGAAACTCTGAAAAAGAATAATCCAGAAATTCCTGTAATTCTGTTTCCAAAAGGTGTCGGTGCTTATCTTGATGGAATTTACGGAGACTTTGATGTTTTTGGTGTTGATTGGGGAACTCCAATTGAACTCGCAAAAGAGAAATTAGGTGATAAATATGTTCTTCAAGGAAATCTTGAGCCGACTCGACTTTACAGCAAAGATGCGATTGATAAAGGTGTTGATCATATTTTAGATGTTATGCAAAATGAGAGACATATTTTTAATTTAGGTCATGGAATGCTTCCAGATTTAGATCGTGAAAATGCAAAATATTTAGTAAAAAAAGTGCAAAAGGAGAGTGCTAAGTGAAGATTTCAATTCTTTTAGAAAACGGTCTATTTTTCGAGGGTGAAGGTTTTGGAGCAGAGGGGACGACTGTTGGTGAAATCGTTTTTAACACTGCAATAACTGGATACCAAGAAATTATTACAGATCCAAGTTATGCGGGGCAATTTGTTCTTTTTACAACTCCAGAAATTGGGAATGTGGGAATAAATGGGCAAGATATGGAGAGTTCAAAAGCTCACTGCAAAGGTATTTTTGTTAGAAGTTTCAACAAGGAGTTTTCAAACTTTCGGGGAGAACAGGACTTAGATACTTTTCTAAAATCGCAAAATGTGATGGGAATTTCTGAAATTGATACTCGATTTTTAACAAAAACTTTACGAAAAGAGGGAGCAATGATGATGGTTGCCTCTACGAAATATCACACAAAAGAGGCTCTCGAACCAGTTCTTAAAAGTTCTCCACGAATTGAAGATATAAATTATATCGATGAGGTCAGCACAAAAGAGAGCTATATTCACAACTCTGGAAAATTTGATATTTCAAAATTTGATTTTGAAACAGAAGTTGAGAAAAAAGCAAAAATTGTTGCTGTCGATTTTGGTGTAAAACGAAATATTTTAAATGAATTATCTTCGGCAGGTGTTGAAGTTGAAGTTGTTCCAAATAAAATAGAAATTTCTGCAATTTTGGAAAAATACAATTCGGGTGAAATCAAAGGTGTGTTTTTATCAAATGGACCAGGCGATCCACTTGTATTAAAAAGAGAAGCTGAAATGATTTCAGAACTTGTAAAAGCAGAAGTGCCAATGTTTGGAATTTGCCTTGGACACCAATTGCTTTCAATTGCAAACGGATATGAGACTGAGAAATTGAAATTTGGTCATCATGGTGGAAATCATCCAGTTAAAAACCTGAAAACTGGTGCAGTGGAAATCACTTCTCAAAATCACAACTATTCTGTGCCAAATGAGATTGAAAATATCGCAGAAGTTTCTCACAGAAATCTTTTTGACAACACAATCGAGGGTCTTGTGTATAAAAATTCTCCAATTTTTTCAGTGCAACATC from Thiovulum sp. ES encodes the following:
- a CDS encoding carbamoyl-phosphate synthase, small subunit (PFAM: Carbamoyl-phosphate synthase small chain, CPSase domain; Glutamine amidotransferase class-I~TIGRFAM: carbamoyl-phosphate synthase, small subunit~IMG reference gene:2508610650_SP), whose product is MKISILLENGLFFEGEGFGAEGTTVGEIVFNTAITGYQEIITDPSYAGQFVLFTTPEIGNVGINGQDMESSKAHCKGIFVRSFNKEFSNFRGEQDLDTFLKSQNVMGISEIDTRFLTKTLRKEGAMMMVASTKYHTKEALEPVLKSSPRIEDINYIDEVSTKESYIHNSGKFDISKFDFETEVEKKAKIVAVDFGVKRNILNELSSAGVEVEVVPNKIEISAILEKYNSGEIKGVFLSNGPGDPLVLKREAEMISELVKAEVPMFGICLGHQLLSIANGYETEKLKFGHHGGNHPVKNLKTGAVEITSQNHNYSVPNEIENIAEVSHRNLFDNTIEGLVYKNSPIFSVQHHPEASPGPHESNYIFQQFVEHILKS
- a CDS encoding uroporphyrinogen decarboxylase (PFAM: Uroporphyrinogen decarboxylase (URO-D)~TIGRFAM: uroporphyrinogen decarboxylase), which encodes MIFIDACFGKKTPYTPIWMMRQAGRYLSEYMAVRQQAGNFLNLCHNPKLASEVTLQPIDILGVDAAILFSDILVVPNEMGMELEFLKGEGPKFPKPLETDEDLDNLDMSASEKLTYVYETIQLVRKDLAPEKALIGFAGSPWTLATYMIEGGGTKTYSKVKKLLYSNPAYMHKLLEKLTKVLIEYLQKQIDSGVNAVQVFDSWAAALEKDSFFEFSWKYMVEIAETLKKNNPEIPVILFPKGVGAYLDGIYGDFDVFGVDWGTPIELAKEKLGDKYVLQGNLEPTRLYSKDAIDKGVDHILDVMQNERHIFNLGHGMLPDLDRENAKYLVKKVQKESAK